GTGCGCGAGATGTGGCCTGGGAATGACGAGGTCGAATCGGACCTCGGCTATGGGCACGAACGCCAGTCCGAGGGAAGTCGCCGTGGCGCGAAGGGCGACCGCAACGTCGGCGCCGCCGCTGGCGACCGCTACACCCGCGGCCATGTGGCTGTACACGACGCGCTCGTATCCATGAACGGCCGTCGACGGCACGCCGGCCCGCGCCAGATGCTCGTCGAGCAGCGCCCGGCTCCCGGCGCCAGGTTCCCGGTTCACGAGCCGCACGTTCCGGTCAGCGAGGTCGGCAACAGAACGAATCCGCTTCCGATTTCCGGGAGCTACGACGAACCCCAGCTCCCAGCGGGCGAATGCGACGAGCAAGCCGCCGGTCGGGGACAACGCCCGGCGGGCTTCGATCAAGTTGTAGTCATCGATGTCTGGGTCGTGAAGGTGGGAACCGGCCACGTGAGCCTCCCCCCGGGCGACGGCGTCGAGCGCCGTTTGACTGGCGCATGACAGCCAGAGCAGGCGCCCCTGCGAGCTGTGCCGCTCGATGTGCGCCCCGAGGATTCCCAGGCTGGGATCGCATCCCATGAGGAGCGCGGTCTTCTCCAGCTCCGCGACCGGGCGCAGAAGCTGTGCCCGGCCGGATCTGGCGTCATCCATCACCAAGGCGTCAGCGCTGACGAACCCTTGCTGGAGCTCGCGTCCCTCGGAAAGGGGATGGCCGATCCACCTGCCCGCGACATTGGCGAGCGCGATCCTGCGGACGTTGGGCTCCAGCGGGGAGGCGATCTCTACTGAGGGAACGTCGACCGCGGTGGGAATATGAAACAGCTCTTCGACCGGACATTCCAGCTCCCGGGCGAGCCGGAGGCCAACCAGGGTGTTCGGGATGTAGCTACCGCTCTCGATGGCGCTCACAGCCTGCCGCGTGAGGCCAACCCGCGCCGCAAGCTCCTGTTGCGACCATCCGCGCGCCGCCCGGGCGCGGCGTACCGAGTTCTCGACCCCCGGATCAGCGACACGACGCCCCACGGGTCCCCTCCTTGCTTCGAGCATTGTAATCGGTACGTGGAGCCGTGGATGGAATCCTTGCGTCGGTTGACATCGGTATCGGCGCCATCGATACTCCAGTCGTGACGATGACCAGCCGCGACCGATCGCGCCGACATCGACCGGAGGGGCCCCATTGAGCGAGCGCGCCGCCGACTTTGCCATCGTCGGCGGTGGCGCGATCGGATGCGGCATTGCGCACGCCCTCGCCCTCGAGGGCGCACGGGTGGTTGTCCTCGAGCGGTCACGCGTCGCCGCAGAGGCGTCCGGCGCCGCGGCGGGGATCCTGGCCCCTCGGGTCCACGCGACAGCCCCTGGCATGTTCGAGCTCGCCATGGCGAGCCACCGCCTCTTTCCGGAACTGACGAACGCGTTGAAGGAAGAAACCCAACTGGACCCCGAATACGTCCGGTCCGGCGTGTTGGACCTCGCCCACGACGAGGACGACGAGCGCGCCCTGCGGGCGAAGGTGGCAGACCAGGTTCGCAATGGGCATGCAGTCCAATGGCTCGACGCGGCGGAAGTTCACGCTCGGGAGCCGGCCCTCGCCCGTGACACTCGGGGCGCGTATTTCGACGCCGACGCCTATCACATCCACCCCGCGAGATTTACGCAGGCCCTGGCCCAAGCGGCAGCGCGCCGTGGCGCGCGTGTCCGGGTAGGCGTGGAGGCGCATGGCATCCGACGGACTGGGTCCCGAGCGATCGCCGTCCGGACGAATGACGGCGATGTCGCGGCCGACCACGTCATTCTGGCGTCGGGGGCCTGGATGGCCGCCTGCGGCGACTGGATCGATGTCCACGTCCCGGTGTATCCGGCGCGCGGCCAAATCCTCACCGTCTGTGCTGTGCCGCCTCCGATTCGCTGTGTCGTGTTCGGGGCAGATGCATACCTTCTGCCGCGCGTCGATGGGACCGTCGTCGTCGGGGCAACGGTCGAACGGGCCGGGTTCGATAAATCCCTCACCGCGGGAGGGCTCGGCTGGCTGTTCGGCGTCCTGGACAAGCTCTGTCCCGCGTTGTCGGCCGCTCCGTTCGATCGCGCGTGGGCCGGGCTTCGACCAGGCTCCCCCGACGAGCTCCCCATCGTGGGCATGGCGCCCGGGTGGGACAACGTGACGATCGCTACCGGTCACTTCCGCAACGGCATCATGCTGACGCCCATCACGGCGCGCCTCGTAGCGCGCCATCTGCTGCACGGGGTAGAGGACCCCCTCCTAGCGCCCCTGTCACCGCAGCGATTCAATCCGTCGGACCCCATAAAGAGATAGCTGGCCGATAACCGGCCAGCTATCCTTCGGTTTCCGCGCGCGGGAATTACGCGAGCGCTTCGCTCCGAGCGGTACGAGCTACGGCGTCGGCCTGCTCAACAGTCGACTGCGACGGCGCGAACGCCCAGACGATCATGAGTGCCGCAAAAGCAACAAAGGCAACCGCGATTTCGATCATGATTCTTGCCCTTTCTCTATCGTTCCTACGCTTTCACACGCAGCCCGCCGTCCGGCAGCACCGCCCAGAACAGTCCGAGGGTCGCGAAGGCGACGAGCGCCACAAGAATCTCCGGATGCATCCCCACGCCTCCACTGCCTTCGGTTTGCGGATGGAGCAATCGTACTGCTCCCGACTCCTCGATTCATGGGTGAAACCATCTGAAATTCGCTGGTCCGAATTTGGGCTTTCTGCATAAGCCTACCTTCATATCTCGACGGCGTAGGCTGCCTCGCCATGGACCGACGCGTCGAGCCCAGCCAACTCTTCATGCGGGTGCACGCGCAGTCCGACCAGAGCGTCGAGCACCTTGAGGATGATGAACGTCACCGAGCCGGCCCAAACCCAGGAGACGAGAACCGCGACGGCTTGCGAGACGAACTGACCTGGGTTGCCGTAGAACAGGCCGTTCGCGCCGGCGTCGTTGACTGCTATCGTGGCGAACAAGCCGGTCGCCAGGGCTCCCCAGGTACCGCCGATGCCGTGCACGCCGAACACGTCGAGCGCGTCGTCGACCCCCAGCCAGTGCTTGGTGGCGATCACGGCCCAGTAGCAGATGACGCCGGCGCCAAGCCCGATAAAGATCGCGCCCATTGGATTGACGAAGCCGCTGGCCGGCGTAATCGCGACGAGTCCCGCGACCGCGCCCGCGGCGGCGCCGAGCACGCTCGGGCTGCCCTTGTGCGCCCAACTCACGGTCATCCACGTGATGGCGGCCATCGCCGTCGCCACGTGCGTCACGACAAACGCGCTGGTGGCCAGGGCACCCGAGGCGAGCGCGCTTCCCGCATTGAACCCAAACCAGCCGAACCAGAGGAGCGATGCGCCCAGCACGACCATGGTTCCGTCGTGCGGCTCCAGCGGCTCTTCCCCGAACCCGAGTCGCTTGCCGAGCACAATCGCGGCGACGAGGGCAGAGATTCCCGAGCTAATGTGCACGACGGTGCCCCCGGCGAAGTCCAGGGCGCCGATTGCGCGGAGCATGCCGGGCTGGCCCGCGCAGCCGTTGATGCTTGGCGCGCCGGCGATGCCGGTGCAGCTCCAGACCCAGTGGGCGATGGGGTCATAGACGACGGTGGCCCAGATTAGCGTGAAGAACACGAACGCTTTGAATCGCATCCGTTCGGCGAACGCGCCGGTGATGAGCGCCGGGGTGATCACCGCGAACATCATCTGGAAGACCATAAAGGCCTGATGGGGAACGGTTGGCGCATAGTCGGCGTTCGGCGTGAGGCCTACACCGTTCAACCCGATCCAGCCGAGTCCGCCCAGCAGCCCGCGGCCGAGGTCCGGGCCGAAAGCGAGACTGTAACCCCATAGCACCCACTGCACGGTGATGAGGCCGAT
The Chloroflexota bacterium genome window above contains:
- a CDS encoding substrate-binding domain-containing protein, with the translated sequence MGRRVADPGVENSVRRARAARGWSQQELAARVGLTRQAVSAIESGSYIPNTLVGLRLARELECPVEELFHIPTAVDVPSVEIASPLEPNVRRIALANVAGRWIGHPLSEGRELQQGFVSADALVMDDARSGRAQLLRPVAELEKTALLMGCDPSLGILGAHIERHSSQGRLLWLSCASQTALDAVARGEAHVAGSHLHDPDIDDYNLIEARRALSPTGGLLVAFARWELGFVVAPGNRKRIRSVADLADRNVRLVNREPGAGSRALLDEHLARAGVPSTAVHGYERVVYSHMAAGVAVASGGADVAVALRATATSLGLAFVPIAEVRFDLVIPRPHLAH
- the thiO gene encoding glycine oxidase ThiO; this translates as MSERAADFAIVGGGAIGCGIAHALALEGARVVVLERSRVAAEASGAAAGILAPRVHATAPGMFELAMASHRLFPELTNALKEETQLDPEYVRSGVLDLAHDEDDERALRAKVADQVRNGHAVQWLDAAEVHAREPALARDTRGAYFDADAYHIHPARFTQALAQAAARRGARVRVGVEAHGIRRTGSRAIAVRTNDGDVAADHVILASGAWMAACGDWIDVHVPVYPARGQILTVCAVPPPIRCVVFGADAYLLPRVDGTVVVGATVERAGFDKSLTAGGLGWLFGVLDKLCPALSAAPFDRAWAGLRPGSPDELPIVGMAPGWDNVTIATGHFRNGIMLTPITARLVARHLLHGVEDPLLAPLSPQRFNPSDPIKR
- a CDS encoding ammonium transporter; the protein is MAGIFFAFAAGAAGQAVAPAAAPAAAPASKIDTGDTAWLLTSAALVLLMTPGLAFFYGGLVRRKNALATIMQSFIIIGLITVQWVLWGYSLAFGPDLGRGLLGGLGWIGLNGVGLTPNADYAPTVPHQAFMVFQMMFAVITPALITGAFAERMRFKAFVFFTLIWATVVYDPIAHWVWSCTGIAGAPSINGCAGQPGMLRAIGALDFAGGTVVHISSGISALVAAIVLGKRLGFGEEPLEPHDGTMVVLGASLLWFGWFGFNAGSALASGALATSAFVVTHVATAMAAITWMTVSWAHKGSPSVLGAAAGAVAGLVAITPASGFVNPMGAIFIGLGAGVICYWAVIATKHWLGVDDALDVFGVHGIGGTWGALATGLFATIAVNDAGANGLFYGNPGQFVSQAVAVLVSWVWAGSVTFIILKVLDALVGLRVHPHEELAGLDASVHGEAAYAVEI